A region of Thermobifida halotolerans DNA encodes the following proteins:
- a CDS encoding iron-containing redox enzyme family protein — translation MTTSTTRDTDARHRSADIDQKKLYRHYRSVPDTEDYARMLELERNWIIPRVQEFESRAPHFATRGDLLKALRERHAAEEAEIGESESHRFLAEEATMEQFKKVVAEFAVDGLTESQSLLPIVPRLPYRSGMAVFRVLIDELGCGNEQQAHSQLYRDLLTELGMSTDLEHYVEEAGPESLAYVNLFYWLTSRAPAPDYFLGAYAYFEASVLYGFRGFARAAERLGIHKHAYYTEHLYIDSYHSQQMRIAIRAMDEEVGLDTAKVWAGVEITSAIVDEANEAAIARARGVTAP, via the coding sequence ATGACCACATCCACCACCCGGGACACCGACGCGCGGCACCGCAGCGCGGACATCGACCAGAAGAAGCTGTACCGGCACTACCGCTCGGTGCCCGACACCGAGGACTACGCGCGGATGCTGGAACTGGAGCGGAACTGGATCATCCCCCGCGTCCAGGAGTTCGAGAGCCGCGCCCCCCACTTCGCCACCCGCGGCGACCTGCTCAAGGCGCTGCGGGAGCGGCACGCCGCGGAGGAGGCGGAGATCGGGGAGTCCGAGAGCCACCGCTTCCTCGCCGAGGAAGCCACCATGGAGCAGTTCAAGAAGGTGGTGGCCGAGTTCGCCGTGGACGGGCTCACCGAGTCGCAGTCGCTGCTGCCGATCGTGCCCCGCCTGCCCTACCGGTCCGGTATGGCCGTGTTCCGGGTGCTCATCGACGAACTCGGCTGCGGCAACGAGCAGCAGGCGCACTCCCAGCTCTACCGGGACCTGCTGACCGAACTCGGCATGTCCACCGACCTGGAGCACTACGTCGAGGAGGCCGGGCCGGAGAGCCTCGCCTACGTCAACCTCTTCTACTGGCTGACCAGTCGGGCGCCCGCGCCCGACTACTTCCTGGGCGCCTACGCCTACTTCGAGGCCAGCGTGCTCTACGGCTTCCGCGGCTTCGCGCGGGCCGCGGAACGCCTGGGCATCCACAAGCACGCCTACTACACCGAGCACCTCTACATCGACAGCTACCACAGCCAGCAGATGCGGATCGCGATCCGCGCGATGGACGAGGAGGTCGGACTGGACACGGCCAAGGTGTGGGCCGGAGTGGAGATCACCAGCGCGATCGTCGACGAGGCCAACGAGGCGGCGATCGCCCGGGCGCGCGGGGTCACGGCCCCATGA
- a CDS encoding DUF6190 family protein, producing the protein MSGDVFVDAALFMGMHSRDAELRNACKRFFADRIDGRVVMSLEQVGRCDDLVWGYPREVQDAYYPFMDRLHTDMEIHRVGYDEKDVRAAWDDPRLHGLPAHERLAVAQALNRGGRLHTASPRLAARTDLPVEAVGPLAWEPSFPDHLERHYRDSLVLTVVADQL; encoded by the coding sequence ATGAGCGGTGACGTCTTCGTCGACGCCGCGCTGTTCATGGGCATGCACAGCCGCGACGCCGAACTCCGCAACGCCTGCAAGCGCTTCTTCGCCGACCGGATCGACGGCCGCGTGGTGATGAGCCTGGAACAGGTCGGACGCTGCGACGACCTGGTCTGGGGCTACCCGCGGGAGGTGCAGGACGCCTACTACCCGTTCATGGACCGCCTGCACACCGACATGGAGATCCACCGCGTCGGCTACGACGAGAAGGACGTGCGCGCCGCCTGGGACGACCCCCGGCTGCACGGCCTCCCGGCGCACGAGCGGCTGGCGGTGGCCCAGGCGCTCAACCGCGGCGGCAGGCTCCACACCGCCAGCCCCAGGCTCGCCGCGCGCACGGACCTCCCCGTCGAGGCGGTCGGCCCGCTCGCCTGGGAACCCTCCTTCCCCGACCACCTGGAGCGCCACTACCGGGACTCCCTCGTCCTGACCGTGGTCGCCGACCAGTTGTGA
- a CDS encoding dihydrodipicolinate synthase family protein — protein MYSGTIVPLVTPFDPTGAVSKRDVVSLIEYVHADVTALMPTLSSGEGWRLTERQWHDMVSYTVANSHGLPVLVGIQLPDTEGVLRRARLARAMGADAVVVTTPFRMDITQEEIYQHYRTLREGVDLPIFLYNEEAVSGNRIEYETMLRLCELPGVVGVKESSGSPEFTRKLAAAGTGVPVFEGWENLLLASAGIDGFVGPLANLEPGLCNAMLVDPTPDRQEVINAVCENYGVFEDDWYARVKQELGRRGVITPQPSLEQA, from the coding sequence GTGTACTCCGGAACCATCGTCCCCCTGGTCACCCCCTTCGACCCCACCGGCGCCGTCTCCAAGAGGGACGTCGTCAGCCTCATCGAGTACGTCCACGCCGACGTCACCGCGCTGATGCCGACGCTCAGCTCCGGCGAGGGCTGGAGACTCACCGAGCGGCAGTGGCACGACATGGTGTCCTACACCGTGGCCAACTCCCACGGGCTGCCCGTGCTGGTCGGAATCCAACTCCCCGACACCGAGGGGGTCCTGCGGCGGGCACGCCTCGCCAGGGCCATGGGCGCCGACGCGGTGGTGGTGACCACCCCCTTCCGCATGGACATCACCCAGGAGGAGATCTACCAGCACTACCGGACCCTGCGGGAAGGCGTCGACCTCCCGATCTTCCTCTACAACGAGGAGGCGGTCTCCGGAAACCGCATCGAGTACGAGACCATGCTGCGCCTGTGCGAACTGCCCGGCGTGGTCGGCGTCAAGGAGTCCAGCGGCTCCCCCGAGTTCACCCGGAAGCTCGCCGCCGCCGGAACCGGCGTCCCGGTCTTCGAGGGGTGGGAGAACCTGCTGCTCGCCTCCGCCGGGATCGACGGCTTCGTCGGCCCGCTGGCCAACCTCGAACCGGGACTGTGCAACGCCATGCTGGTCGACCCCACCCCCGATCGCCAGGAGGTGATCAACGCGGTGTGCGAGAACTACGGCGTCTTCGAGGACGACTGGTACGCGCGGGTCAAACAGGAACTCGGTCGGCGCGGGGTCATCACCCCCCAACCCTCCCTGGAGCAGGCATGA
- a CDS encoding Rieske (2Fe-2S) protein, translating to MSGQADGPVVRQVTEDLVLIEVAGRRILAEAHCPHRRGLLRFGHVDGRTLRIRCPLHQSTFDIRDGRRLAGPRCDPLRIVVDLSEADAEKTGADAAVVPVGQKGRP from the coding sequence ATGAGCGGGCAGGCCGACGGCCCCGTGGTGCGGCAGGTCACCGAGGACCTGGTGCTCATCGAGGTGGCCGGGCGCAGGATCCTGGCGGAGGCGCACTGCCCGCACCGCCGCGGACTGCTGAGGTTCGGCCACGTGGACGGCCGGACGCTGCGCATCAGGTGTCCGCTGCACCAGTCCACCTTCGACATCCGGGACGGTCGACGTCTGGCGGGGCCCCGCTGCGATCCGCTGCGGATCGTGGTCGACCTGTCGGAGGCCGACGCGGAGAAGACCGGAGCGGACGCCGCGGTGGTGCCCGTCGGGCAGAAAGGACGACCATGA